One Siniperca chuatsi isolate FFG_IHB_CAS linkage group LG1, ASM2008510v1, whole genome shotgun sequence genomic window, TAAATTCGTCCTCTGTATTTTCCAGACTGACACTCTCTGACTGTGTTGGAGGATGGACCCTGTAGTGCTGAGCTACCAGGACAGCCTGTTGCGGCGCTCTGATGTGTCCTTACTGGAAGGACCTTACTGGCTCAATGACCAAGTCATTGGTTTTGCCTTCGAGTACTTTGCAGCTGAGCGCTTCAGAGTCCTGGGGGAAACCATCATCTTCATTAGCCCGGAGGTCACCCAGTTCATCAAGTGTGCTTCTTGCCCTGATGAGTTAGCCTTATTTCTGGAGCCGCTGGATCTTGCTTCTCGTCAATGGGTCTTCCTAGCTGTTAATGACAACTCCAACCAGACCGCTGGGGGATCCCACTGGAGCCTTTTAGTCTACCATCACAACTCCAACCACTTTTCCCACTATGACTCTCAAAATGGCAGCAATTCCCTGCACGCGCGGCGCATCGCCAGCAAGTTAGAGCCTTTCTTGGGTGCAGGGAGAAAAGCGCTGTTTGTGGAGGAGCCCTGCCCATCACAGCAGAACAGCTATGACTGCGGCATGTATGTTATCTGTATTGCTGAAGCCTTATGTGAGAAGGTCAGGTTGGAGGGCTCGCCACGCCTTCCTGTGCAAATCATCACCCCAGCCTACATCACCCAGAAGAGGGCTGAATGGTGCAGACTGATCCAGAGTCTAGCTCAGAATGACCTGTgctgctctctgtcttttccttaGCACGTTGATTGCCCCTCACTATATGCAGAACAGCTGTCAGCTTCTACATATCTACAGCTGGAGCATCTGAATGCACTCCttgaatacagtatataactaTATATGAAGTATATTTCTATTACAGTCTCTATCATACTCAGTAATAGAAAAAAgcttaaaaagataaaacaatgttacGAATCTCTAATGATTCATAAAACACTTGGTGTCATGTTTATCTTTTGTATATGCACAGCATCATACCGTTGGTAAACAAGAACACCAGCATGCCTATAAAAGGAATTTACTCCCTTGTACATATTAAGTGAGGATGGAGAATATGTCATGTGGAAGAGGAGGCAcagacttttcttttctccattgTATTATTTTGGGGGCGAATGTAGAAATGTTTACACAGATTATTGCTCAGGgtcattttaaatgaacaagaATTGACAATAAGAATGTGCATCTTAACTTTGGCTCCTACGTTATTCATTCTGTCTCTCAGTTTGAACAGACATTATGTATACAACTACAAACTTTtagttttgaaacattttaaagaaatgctG contains:
- the senp8 gene encoding sentrin-specific protease 8 encodes the protein MDPVVLSYQDSLLRRSDVSLLEGPYWLNDQVIGFAFEYFAAERFRVLGETIIFISPEVTQFIKCASCPDELALFLEPLDLASRQWVFLAVNDNSNQTAGGSHWSLLVYHHNSNHFSHYDSQNGSNSLHARRIASKLEPFLGAGRKALFVEEPCPSQQNSYDCGMYVICIAEALCEKVRLEGSPRLPVQIITPAYITQKRAEWCRLIQSLAQNDLCCSLSFP